cccgcattcaccgttcgcagtgctcagtccgaggggcgggataatcagttgtctttcaaattcctctgcacgcaataggacagcactgagtcccatgcgttttcccaccagcggagctagttggctagttcaaacttttgccatctcaaaacaagcttaactcgtgtcacaatggagttgctagactagccctggaagcaaatgtaatttgctgccgctagggtgtgtctagatttctaagctaccaaaatgcaccagaatacaggaaatcacatcaaacaaatgaaaaacccccaaaccccccttccacatatgcgacaattagtggggagcccttaatacatgtgggcccaggggcccgaaagttcttaatccgtccatgcctggtccctacacctgagaaccactgatgtacgttttttttactgtacggtataatgctgaatgagccaaacaaaaatttccgcagcaaaattttggttggccccaccaaatctcactccaaggttttttgaaaagttggcagccctgcaaGGTAAACCCTGTGACCTGTGGGCATACTACTTTAACATGATTCAAATAAGGGACCATGAAGAGTCCACTAATATATCAAAATTCCACATTTTAAGAGCATCTGATTCATACATAAATTCTGAGAAAATAGCAAATAAGTCTTTATAGATTAGTTATattattaaattaaatgtaCTGCCTTCATAGCAAGCATTAATGAAGTGATTAATTCACTTGGCAATCCATGCTTCTCTGGACTGGTTTGCTGTTTAATGTAATCTTAAATGTCTTGCTCCTCAGATCTGGGACACCGCAGGTACTGAGAGGTTCCAGTCTTTAGGGACGGCCTTCTTCAGAGCGTCTCACTGCTGCCTGCTTGTGTTTGACGTCACCTCCACAGCCTCCTTCTATGCCCTGGACACTTGGCTTCACGAATTTCTCTCACAGCAGGTCAAGCCTCTAAGCCCCACTAACTTCCCACTCGTGGTAGTGGGCAACAAGACAGACCTGAAGAACAGGCAGGTTTGTGTACACACCATACTGACCAGCCGTCTCGTGATGTAAATACAGTGACTAATCCAGCCACACCTAAATTACTCCACGGTGTGCCTAAGGTATCCAGAGAAGAGGCCCAACGATGGTGTCGGGTAGCAGGAGCGGATTACATCGAGGGAAGTGCAAAAGAGGACGTTAACGTGGAGAAATCATTCCATCAGGCTGCGTGTGCTGCACttcagtatgtgagtgtgtaccaaagattctagagcggaactctgttctagaatctttgctgtgTACTCTTAAAGGCTTTGTCATTGATATTGTGAAAAGTAATTCACATGCTACATTCAGCTAAAATCAGTGGTAGCCTACACGCAGGGATGGATTATTgaacgggcctaccgggccctgAAGCTCTGTGTGAAGTTACTACTACATTATGTTCTCCACCCCTGATATCTGAATAGGCTCCCACAGGTCATACTGtgtgataatcatgctttgtaatcaGCATCTTTTATTCACAGCAAGATGCCTTAAATCTGTTGACCAGTCCCTCCAGAATCCTGCAGGCCTTTTTTGAGATTGtcttggggagggggggctttttcatgtcacttaataacagaagcgttgtCATAAACGTTAAATCTGTTGACCAGTCCCTCCAGAATTCCATGGGCCTTTTTTGAGATtgtcttgggggggggggctttttcatgtctgtgcccaggggcctAATGactcataatccgtccatgcctaCATTGGTGAACACAAcccatgtaggcctatatactaTTATAATCTAATATCACTCCCTGCAGTTTGAGGTGAAGGACTCTGTGGACACCACTGATGGCAAGATCCAGATTAGTGAAAATCCGAGTGAGATCCGTCGGGATAAGTGCCAGTGCTGACCAACTCCGCCACTGGACCTGAGAGCCAGTTCTGCCAACATCAGGCCCTATCAAGACAAGCGGAGCCACATCACCAGAAAACAGCATGTCCACAGCAAACAGCACCAACAACATGCACTTAAAAtgaatctttttatttttttcaatccTCATCAGATTGGGTCAGAGTTTAAGGCATGACAACACAAACAGTGGTTTGCATGCATGTCTTCTTAAGACAAATCTATGTACAAGGGGGTATCTGCAAAAAAGGCGTACTACATCTATTCACAAACCATTTGTCTGTGTTCAAATGGAATAATGCAAAATGTAAAAGTTTAAATTGTTTTAATTTTCTGTTACAAAATTAATAAAAACAATATGAATTCAGATGCTTAATGAAGGACAGTATTTATATTTTCGTTTCAAATATTTCCAACACAAAAAGAGATGACTAACATGTAAAAACAACTTCTTCCTCTTACAGGTAATTATATAAAAAGGCCCAAAtgtctcataacttttttataGTGTGAATAGACTCCTTTACAACTGTATCCACAATGCAGTACCGAGACTTGGCAACTCactacactccccccccccccccccccccccctttccctaACACACTGCCTTCAGGGAAACTTCTGGAATCTTGACCCACAGTAAACTCTTTGCTTTTACGCAGTCTGTAAAATATGGAGTCCCAAAAAGAATGAAGGTAAAAATTTATTTCAGAGCTTCACAGGTAATTTTCCTTCACAAAATAAGCCGAGGGTAAGGGACagaaagggaaaagaaaagaTATCTAAAAATTGTTTATAACATTTCTAAAAACGTAGTTGAGGGAGGATTCATGAAGTCTTAGAGcctgtaatatatatatttatacatatatattttaaaaagcaTTAAATGGACACCAAGGTCTGGGGAAAACCAAAATCAAGGTATGCTtagggggatgggggggtggtCAAAAATGAGTTACAGATTTAGTTTATTATATACTTTACAATTCCATGTTTGGCATACATGTCCACTAAATTAATGACGAGCATTTGAAAAGTCGTAaacaggagaggggggggggaaagaaaaacacaagaaGGGTAAAACCCCCCCTTTTCCCTGGGTCCAGGTCCAAGTTCCCTTCGTTCCTATTTCATCTACGTGCCGAATCAAAGTACAAAAGCCCCTTCTCTTTTCTTGCAATAACAATGAACAGGTCCAACTGAGATTTTAAAATGATGTCCTTTCCGAGCCCAGGTTTGACATAACTACAgggattattaaaaaaaaaaaaaaaaaaaaaaaatgaaaaaacaaaaacaaaaacacacttgacatccacatacacacaagagaaaagcgtaaaaatacaaaaataaactacaCAAAGATATTCTGCATCATAGCTTTCTAATTTTTTgggaagttttttttcttttctttttctgtttcggtgtgcatgtttgcatgtggcGTGTATGTGAATATATACTGCAAGTCTCGGTTGTAACAAAGTCTGTCTCTACTCGATCCTGTCCACTCCGCCGTTCACGTCATGGTGGCAACATCCCAAACGGGTCTCCTCTCACACCGGTGCACAATGATGCCTTAACCAGGATTCCAGAGCTGCACGCGTTCAGTGTTAACGTCTCCATGTGTTCTGTTTTGAGTGGGAGGTTGGCGGTCCTTCcaccagaaaaaaagaaaaaaaaaaaaaaaaatgggggggggggggagaagtgtccaatgtgtgtgtgtgtgtgtgcgcgcatgtgtgtgtgtgtatggacaaGTGCTT
Above is a genomic segment from Alosa sapidissima isolate fAloSap1 chromosome 4, fAloSap1.pri, whole genome shotgun sequence containing:
- the si:dkey-13a21.4 gene encoding ras-related protein Rab-7a isoform X1 is translated as MKPEWRKPHLKVIMMGNSGVGKSSLMNRFVNHRFTNLFRATIGTDFLTKEISVDGRSVVLHIWDTAGTERFQSLGTAFFRASHCCLLVFDVTSTASFYALDTWLHEFLSQQVKPLSPTNFPLVVVGNKTDLKNRQVSREEAQRWCRVAGADYIEGSAKEDVNVEKSFHQAACAALQYFEVKDSVDTTDGKIQISENPSEIRRDKCQC
- the si:dkey-13a21.4 gene encoding ras-related protein rab7 isoform X2, which encodes MKPEWRKPHLKVIMMGNSGVGKSSLMNRFVNHRFTNLFRATIGTDFLTKEISVDGRSVVLHIWDTAGTERFQSLGTAFFRASHCCLLVFDVTSTASFYALDTWLHEFLSQQVKPLSPTNFPLVVVGNKTDLKNRQVSREEAQRWCRVAGADYIEGSAKEDVNVEKSFHQAACAALHLR